Proteins from one Nomia melanderi isolate GNS246 chromosome 3, iyNomMela1, whole genome shotgun sequence genomic window:
- the Tmem63 gene encoding transmembrane protein 63 isoform X1: MDYIAFNFSSSLHDTPSTEKCIPIPRHNGTLLPDVYAGIPENLFLNFIGFSLLVILFGLLRKKAWNYGRLALFNKTDERWMELFYGDNEGRDTEALCIETSVNSQLSQVDRGFLSWIVTAFRVTDDELLKRAGPDGLLYISFERHLIILTCLMVIVSLCIILPINFHGNMQGDKTTFGHTTLSNLDPTSTWIWVHSILILFYLPVGGYIMKHFLKKVRDAKHGGELAARTLLITEIPKHQCKVETLIDYFKEAFPTLTVEDVTLAYDIKRLSALDTERDCAEQARLYCENYAKKREPLKMYPYPCGQMMGFCCKRQIDAHDFYMNEEIRLSALVEEEKRLSLSRPLGVAFVTLGTPGAAKTMRKQLRSSPSIKWVVDYAPTPSDIFWENLSIPRPYWYVNAVLVNFALGIILFFITTPAVIVSALNKLPITGDIKNLSPVVSSFLPTVVLVSVAALMPVLVARSESLVRHWTRSSLNRALMTKTLLLLLLMVLILPSLGLTSAQAFLEWTVNPLNDTGRWDCVFLPDQGALFVNYVITAALLGSGLELVRFPELAMYTFRLCMARSRAERVHVRKAVLWEFPLGAHYAWLVLVFTMTTVYSLACPLITPFGLLYLVVKHLVDRHNLCFAYGPSVGGGQLAGAAANATGAAPILAQAALLALGLVRKGLSPLAAVQLSGFAASILGLVTGATLPSSKSKTQAVKRDLSGGQNFIAPVLREKQVSMEETVSARSNSDLNLPSLRSTSTSSIQESPKLYQNYGKESTA, from the exons ATGGATTATATTGCCTTTAA TTTCAGCTCTAGTCTACATGACACTCCGTCTACAGAAAAATGCATTCCAATACCAAGACATAATGGAACACTATTACCTGATGTTTATGCAGGCATTCCTGAGAACctgtttctaaattttattggattttcg CTTCTTGTTATTTTGTTTGGTTTGTTACGCAAAAAGGCATGGAATTATGGACGTCTcgcattatttaataaaacagatGAAAGATGGATGGAATTATTTTATGGAGACAATGAGGGTAGAGACACAGAAGCTTTATGTATAGAAACTTCTGTTAATTCACAGCTTTCTCAGGTCGATAGAGGTTTCTTATCATGGATTGTTACTGCATTCAGAGTAAC cgATGATGAACTATTGAAGCGAGCAGGACCTGATGGTTTACTTTATATATCATTTGAGCGTCATTTAATCATCTTAACCTGTTTGATGGTTATCGTATCCTTATGTATAATTTTACcaattaattttcatggaaaCATGCAAGGAGACAAAACAACATTTGGTCACACGACATTGTCCAACTTAGATCCAACGTCTACATGGATTTGGGTGCATTCGATactcattttattctatttaccaGTGGGTGGTTacattatgaaacattttttgaaaaaa GTACGAGATGCTAAACATGGTGGTGAGTTAGCAGCTAGAACACTGTTGATTACAGAAATACCAAAACATCAATGCAAAGTTGAAACacttattgattattttaa AGAAGCATTTCCTACTTTAACAGTAGAAGATGTTACATTAGCATATGATATTAAGCGACTTTCAGCATTAGACACAGAAAGGGATTGCGCTGAACAAGCACGTTTATATTGTGAAAATTatgcaaagaagagagaacctTTAAAAATGTATCCGTATCCATGTGGCCAAATGATGGGTTTCTGCTGCAAACGT caAATTGATGCTCATGATTTTTATATGAATGAAGAAATACGATTGAGTGCATTagtcgaagaagaaaaaaggctATCATTGAGTAGGCCTTTAGGAGTAGCTTTTGTGACTTTAG GTACACCTGGCGCAGCTAAAACGATGCGTAAACAGTTACGCTCGTCACCTAGTATAAAATGGGTTGTAGATTATGCGCCAACACCATCCGACATCTTTTGGGAAAACCTGAGTATACCAAGACCATATTGGTATGTGAATGCGGTGTTAGTCAATTTTGCTTTGGGTATCATACTATTCTTTATTACTACACCAGCT GTAATAGTGTCTGCTCTGAACAAATTACCAATTACAGGAGACATTAAGAATCTTAGCCCAGTAGTTTCATCTTTCCTTCCAACCGTAGTGTTGGTCAGTGTAGCTGCTTTAATGCCCGTATTAGTGGCAAGAAGTGAATCGTTAGTTCGACATTGGACCAGAAGCAGTTTAAATCGGGCGTTAATGACAAAAACATTACTTCTGTTACTACTTATGGTTCTTATATTACCTAGCTTAGGATTAACCAGTGCTCAGGCATTTTTAGAGTGGACCGTGAACCCTCTGAATGACACAGGAAGATGGGATTGTGTATTTTTACCAGATCAG GGTGCTCTATTTGTAAATTACGTTATTACCGCGGCCTTACTTGGAAGTGGATTGGAATTGGTCAGATTCCCAGAACTAGCGATGTATACCTTCAGGCTGTGTATGGCTCGTAGTAGAGCAGAAAGAGTACACGTTAGAAAAGCAGTGTTATGGGAATTTCCTCTGGGTGCTCATTATGCTTGGTTAGTCTTAGTTTTTACTATGACGACGGTGTACAGTTTAGCCTGTCCATTAATTACTCCCTTTGGGCTGCTGTATCTTGTAGTGAAACATTTG GTGGATAGGCATAACTTGTGCTTCGCGTACGGACCAAGTGTTGGCGGCGGCCAGTTAGCAGGGGCAGCGGCAAACGCCACCGGAGCCGCTCCAATTTTGGCTCAAGCCGCATTATTGGCGCTGGGCTTAGTAAGAAAAGGTTTATCACCGTTAGCCGCTGTACAACTTAGCGGTTTTGCAGCAAGTATTTTGGGCCTTGTTACTGGAGCTACCTTGCCTTCATCGAAGTCAAAG ACACAAGCGGTGAAAAGGGATTTGTCAGGTGGACAAAATTTTATTGCACCGGTATTGAGAGAAAAACAAGTTTCTATGGAGGAAACTGTGTCTGCCAGATCAAATTCAGATCTCAATTTGCCTAGTTTAAGAAGTACTAGTACTTCTTCGATACAAGAGAGTCCGAAGCTTTATCAGAATTATGGTAAAGAATCGACAGCATGA
- the Tmem63 gene encoding transmembrane protein 63 isoform X2, translated as MELFYGDNEGRDTEALCIETSVNSQLSQVDRGFLSWIVTAFRVTDDELLKRAGPDGLLYISFERHLIILTCLMVIVSLCIILPINFHGNMQGDKTTFGHTTLSNLDPTSTWIWVHSILILFYLPVGGYIMKHFLKKVRDAKHGGELAARTLLITEIPKHQCKVETLIDYFKEAFPTLTVEDVTLAYDIKRLSALDTERDCAEQARLYCENYAKKREPLKMYPYPCGQMMGFCCKRQIDAHDFYMNEEIRLSALVEEEKRLSLSRPLGVAFVTLGTPGAAKTMRKQLRSSPSIKWVVDYAPTPSDIFWENLSIPRPYWYVNAVLVNFALGIILFFITTPAVIVSALNKLPITGDIKNLSPVVSSFLPTVVLVSVAALMPVLVARSESLVRHWTRSSLNRALMTKTLLLLLLMVLILPSLGLTSAQAFLEWTVNPLNDTGRWDCVFLPDQGALFVNYVITAALLGSGLELVRFPELAMYTFRLCMARSRAERVHVRKAVLWEFPLGAHYAWLVLVFTMTTVYSLACPLITPFGLLYLVVKHLVDRHNLCFAYGPSVGGGQLAGAAANATGAAPILAQAALLALGLVRKGLSPLAAVQLSGFAASILGLVTGATLPSSKSKTQAVKRDLSGGQNFIAPVLREKQVSMEETVSARSNSDLNLPSLRSTSTSSIQESPKLYQNYGKESTA; from the exons ATGGAATTATTTTATGGAGACAATGAGGGTAGAGACACAGAAGCTTTATGTATAGAAACTTCTGTTAATTCACAGCTTTCTCAGGTCGATAGAGGTTTCTTATCATGGATTGTTACTGCATTCAGAGTAAC cgATGATGAACTATTGAAGCGAGCAGGACCTGATGGTTTACTTTATATATCATTTGAGCGTCATTTAATCATCTTAACCTGTTTGATGGTTATCGTATCCTTATGTATAATTTTACcaattaattttcatggaaaCATGCAAGGAGACAAAACAACATTTGGTCACACGACATTGTCCAACTTAGATCCAACGTCTACATGGATTTGGGTGCATTCGATactcattttattctatttaccaGTGGGTGGTTacattatgaaacattttttgaaaaaa GTACGAGATGCTAAACATGGTGGTGAGTTAGCAGCTAGAACACTGTTGATTACAGAAATACCAAAACATCAATGCAAAGTTGAAACacttattgattattttaa AGAAGCATTTCCTACTTTAACAGTAGAAGATGTTACATTAGCATATGATATTAAGCGACTTTCAGCATTAGACACAGAAAGGGATTGCGCTGAACAAGCACGTTTATATTGTGAAAATTatgcaaagaagagagaacctTTAAAAATGTATCCGTATCCATGTGGCCAAATGATGGGTTTCTGCTGCAAACGT caAATTGATGCTCATGATTTTTATATGAATGAAGAAATACGATTGAGTGCATTagtcgaagaagaaaaaaggctATCATTGAGTAGGCCTTTAGGAGTAGCTTTTGTGACTTTAG GTACACCTGGCGCAGCTAAAACGATGCGTAAACAGTTACGCTCGTCACCTAGTATAAAATGGGTTGTAGATTATGCGCCAACACCATCCGACATCTTTTGGGAAAACCTGAGTATACCAAGACCATATTGGTATGTGAATGCGGTGTTAGTCAATTTTGCTTTGGGTATCATACTATTCTTTATTACTACACCAGCT GTAATAGTGTCTGCTCTGAACAAATTACCAATTACAGGAGACATTAAGAATCTTAGCCCAGTAGTTTCATCTTTCCTTCCAACCGTAGTGTTGGTCAGTGTAGCTGCTTTAATGCCCGTATTAGTGGCAAGAAGTGAATCGTTAGTTCGACATTGGACCAGAAGCAGTTTAAATCGGGCGTTAATGACAAAAACATTACTTCTGTTACTACTTATGGTTCTTATATTACCTAGCTTAGGATTAACCAGTGCTCAGGCATTTTTAGAGTGGACCGTGAACCCTCTGAATGACACAGGAAGATGGGATTGTGTATTTTTACCAGATCAG GGTGCTCTATTTGTAAATTACGTTATTACCGCGGCCTTACTTGGAAGTGGATTGGAATTGGTCAGATTCCCAGAACTAGCGATGTATACCTTCAGGCTGTGTATGGCTCGTAGTAGAGCAGAAAGAGTACACGTTAGAAAAGCAGTGTTATGGGAATTTCCTCTGGGTGCTCATTATGCTTGGTTAGTCTTAGTTTTTACTATGACGACGGTGTACAGTTTAGCCTGTCCATTAATTACTCCCTTTGGGCTGCTGTATCTTGTAGTGAAACATTTG GTGGATAGGCATAACTTGTGCTTCGCGTACGGACCAAGTGTTGGCGGCGGCCAGTTAGCAGGGGCAGCGGCAAACGCCACCGGAGCCGCTCCAATTTTGGCTCAAGCCGCATTATTGGCGCTGGGCTTAGTAAGAAAAGGTTTATCACCGTTAGCCGCTGTACAACTTAGCGGTTTTGCAGCAAGTATTTTGGGCCTTGTTACTGGAGCTACCTTGCCTTCATCGAAGTCAAAG ACACAAGCGGTGAAAAGGGATTTGTCAGGTGGACAAAATTTTATTGCACCGGTATTGAGAGAAAAACAAGTTTCTATGGAGGAAACTGTGTCTGCCAGATCAAATTCAGATCTCAATTTGCCTAGTTTAAGAAGTACTAGTACTTCTTCGATACAAGAGAGTCCGAAGCTTTATCAGAATTATGGTAAAGAATCGACAGCATGA